In Spirosoma pollinicola, the genomic window TACAAGAACGGGTTCATCAATAGGCAATGCCGTCGATCTCGGCTTAGCGCTAGTGGAAATCCGCTCTTTTTACCGGAATCCCCGCTGTTTGTACCGCTCCGCTCAGCCCCGCAGCCTGTAAGTTTGTCTCCTTATTCAACTCAATATAGCGGTCGGTGAGGATCGCAAAATCAGTACTTTTTTATTAACCATAAATTCCAAAAACATGAGTCAGATCACAGTGAAAGACGGAACCCAGATTTACTATAAAGATTGGGGAACAGGCCAACCTATTGTGTTTCATCACGGCTGGCCCTTGTCAGGCGACGATTGGGATGGTCAAATGATGTTCTTCGTACAAAAGGGATTTCGGGTGATTGCCCATGATCGCCGGGGGCATGGCCGCTCGTCTCAAACGTCAGAAGGGCACGATATGGATACCTACGTTGCCGATGTGGCGGAGTTAACGGCTTTCCTTGATTTAAAAAATGCCATTCACATTGGCCATTCTACGGGCGGGGGTGAAGTAATACACTATGTCGCGAAACATGGTCAGGGGCGGGTTGCCAAAGGGGTGCTCATCAGTGCGGTTACACCACTCATGGTCCAGACAGAAACCAATCCGGATGGCGTGCCTATGTCGGTATTCGACGAAATACGGGAGGGTACAGCTACTCACCGCCCTCAGTATTTTCAGGATTTTACGATTCCTTTTTACGGCTACAATCGCGAAGGAGCAGCGGTGTCGCAGGGCATCCGGGATAACTGGTGGCGGCAGGCTATGATGGGTAGTATCAAAGCTCACCATGATGGTATCAAAGCGTTTTCAGAAACCGATTTTACGGAAGATCTGAAAGCGGTGGATATACCAGTTCTGGTGCTGCACGGCGAAGATGACCAGATCGTTCCCTTTCCTATTTCAGGAGCCAAAGCGGTGAAACTGTTGAAAAATGGGAAACTAATTTCGTATCCGGGCTTTCCCCACGGCATGCCCACCACCGAAGCGGCTACCATTAATGCAGACCTGCTGGCCTTTATAAATTCCTGATTTGTTAATAATCGAGGGTAAACGCACCGTATCAAAAAAAGCTGTCACTAGAACTAGTGACAGCTTTTTTTTTATCGAACCTGTTTAAACTTTTATTTCTCAGGTAGAATTAGGTGGATTTTGTCATGGCTCCGGCCACCCGGCCCGAGGAACGACAAAATCCACTTATTATCAACTCATTTATGAAAGTTTAAACAGCTTCATCGTTAACCTGATAAGCAACCACCAAGGTAGATAACCGCGAAATTCAGGCCGTAAATGTGCTCAGTTTGTGAAGAGCCTGACCTGTTTGGGCCTATTTTTACGGTATGAAACAAGTCTTATTTCTGATTCTACTTTTATCGGGATTCAGTGCGACGTCTCAGGTGCTGCGAAAGAGAGCTATCAAATTAATGGGGAGCCGGTTTGATATTACCATTGTAGCTACTGACTCCCTGTCAGCCGAACATAGTATTGATCTGGTCATTGCTGAAGTGGCAAGAATAGAGAATTTGATCTCCGACTGGAAAGCTGATTCACAAATATCCCAGGTTAACAAAAATGCCGGGATTGCACCGGTCCGGGTCGACCCCGAAGTAGTTGCCCTAACGGAACGGGCGCTCCATTTGTCCAGAATTACGAACGGCGCTTTCGACATCAGTTTTGCCGCAATGGACCGAATCTGGAAATTCGACGGCTCGATGACCGAAATGCCCAGCCCGGAAATGGTGAAGAAGTCGGTTGAGAAAGTAGGCTATCAACATATCGTTCTTGATCGGGCGAAATCCACTATTTTCCTGACGCGCAAAGGCATGAAAATTGGCTTTGGGGCGCTGGGGGAGGGGTATGCCACCGACCGCTGCCGCGATATGATGCTGGCCAGGGGAATTAAAGCGGGGATTGTCAATGGGTCCGGCGATATGAGCACGTGGGGCAAACAACCCGATGGGAGCAACTGGGCAATTGGCATTACCAACCCGCTGCAAAATGATACGGTTTTTGCGGTTTTGCCCATCCGACAGAGCGCCGTCGTGACCTCGGGGAGTTACGAAAAGTTTGTCGTGTTCAACGGTAAACGATATGCGCATATCATCAATCCCGGCACGGGTTATCCGGCAACGGGCGTGAGCAGCGTAACCGTCTTTGGTCCGAGTGCCGAGACCGCTAATGGATTCAGTACCTCGCTGATGGTATTGGGCAAAGAGGCCGGGTTGAAACTAATCAGGAAATATCCCAACTACAGCTATATCCTGATTACCGACGAGGGACAGATTTTTTCTTCCCGCAGTCTGGGGCTGAACAAGGATCACCTGTAACACTACTCGTTCATGATCACGGCAACAGGTGTTGTAGCCGGTGATAGTAGATTACGAGAAAAGCTAATGATCTCAATAACAATCCATTAGTATCTGGCCGTGCGATTGATAAACGCTTACGGGCTTGTTCAGTTTTGACTGGCAGATTGTTTCGAGCAGCTCAATAACATCCTTTTGCATAGCCAGCGAGCCACAAATCATGAGTACACCCTTCATCAGCAACGTATTCGCAATGAAGTCGGCGTGGCGGGCGAGCAGGTCGCTAACATAGTGTTTTTCACCCTCCCTCGAATAAGCTATATGCAGCTTCGTAAGCTTTTGAGCCGACTGGCTCTCGTCCAGAAAGTCTCTGTAGACTTCGAGCGATGCGCTTTGCCGAAAACCGCAGTATAAATGGCAAGGGACCTGCTGCTTATTCTGGCTGATCATGCCCAGAAATGGAGCGATACCGGTGCCATTGGCGATCATCACAACAACGGGCGCTTTGTCCGGAAAATGAAAATGATCGTTGTTGACAATCCGGGCGCGAATTGTTTCGCCGGGAGTCAGTTCATGTAAAAAGCCGGACCCAATTCCGCCCGGATGCAGCCGGACACTTAGCTGAATCTCTTTTTCCATGACGCCAATGGAATACAGCCGTTCGCGGTGGTCATTGGCAGGGTAAATGGCCAGCAAATCGCCCGACTTAACGCGTCGATGTCGGGCCCGCATCCGAATCAGGAACGTCCCGTCAGGCTGCGCGGTGCGCGTGTTATTGATCACGGTTAGCTTGTCCAGTCGGGTTTCCGGTACTACTAAAAGTTCAGATGAGACGGGCATTGGCCGGTTGGCCTGCTGTGCCCAGGCTTCGGCCCATAAGCCAAAGTCGGCTGGCGAGCGGTCATTGACCGTATGGATGTCGATCAGCGGAATGGCCCATGATTGCTGCGCCAGTACCTGATTGGTCTCAAACGCAAACTGGCAGAAATCGGGGTAGGCATGCGAACCAAAGCCAAGTACAGAATAGCGGACAGCCTGCGTTTGTGGGTATGTTTCTAGCAGTTTTACAAACCTGGTCGCATTGGTAGGAGCCTCACCAAGCCCATACGTAGCGGTCAGCACAATCAGGTGTTCGGCTTGGGGGAAAACGGTATAGTTATTACACTCGGTCAAAAAGGATTTCTCTCCCTGTTTGAGCAACTGTTGATGAATGATCTGCGCAAACCGAAACGTGCTGCCGTTCTCCGACCCAACCAGGATAATGAACCGGCTCTCGCTGGCTTTGTACTTGTTTTTTACACGGTTAGCCCGTCGTTTCCACGTAATGGCAAAACCGGAATAGATAAAAAAGAGGATGTTTCCTGAAGCTACCGCCAGGATGAGTGCCCAAAGAACGCTTGCCCGTCCGGTATGCAGATCAAGGCTTAAATTGGTGAGTAAGACAGCGGTTGGGTATTTGGTTTCGCTGAGAATGTCGCCCGTTAGCTGATTGACCGTCAATTCGCGGTCTTTGAGTTTCAGAATGTAGTACTCCTCGGGGTCTTCAGAAAAGGGGAATTCAATGCTTTGTACCGCTGCGAGCCGTGTATTTTGGAACACGGCAAAGTCGGCCAACGTCCGCTGTGGTTTTGACCGAATGGCGTCGAGGTCGATTTTTGGCGCAACATTCTCCTGACCAACCAGACCGAATCTGGCCAACGAAAGGTAGGTTCCCGACAATGCAATGACGAAGATAGGAATCAGCGACAGCCGCCCCAGCACGACATGGTAATACTGGGCAAAGTTGTCCCGAACGATCCGGGTAAAGAACCGCTTCACTCCCCGCTGACGCTGGATAATCAGCATGGTTCCGGAAACGGTGATCAGCAACAGCAAAAAGGCGGTCAGGCCAATGAAAAACCGGCCAGCTTCGTGCAGAAACAGCGAGCGATGCAACGCGGTGACCCACTGGAAAAATTCACTTTGCGGGCTGGGAATACCCAAAATCCTGCCTGTCTGCGGATCGACATAGGCGGTCAGATTTTTTCCGTCCGCATCACTCGCCTTGATTTGTACGAACTGGTTGGCGTCAACACTCAGCTCGCTGATTTCCGAGTAGCTTTTCTTGAGAACGGGCAGTGCCTGCGCCAGCGTAACCTGAGCAACGGCATCGGCTCGATAGGGCTTGATTTGCTGCAAAACGGGTTCGAAGGCCAGAATGATACCCGTAATCGAAGCCAGAGTTAATAAAAGAAAAGAAGATACAGCCAGGGCTAAGTGGCTGTATCTCCAGACAGAAATGGTCATAAATCCGGCCGCTGTTTATTGGAGCAACGTGGTTGGCTCAACGTGGTTGGCACAACGCTGTTGCTAGAGTTGGTTGGGGCTGAAACGTACGTAGCGAATGAAGCCCGTGCCCTCGTTTTTGGCAGAAAGTGCTTCTGTCGTCAGCGGAATTTCGATATCTTTTGTGTGATCTTCTTTATCCTCCACGGCACTCTCGAACCGAATTTTGTAGTCCTTGTTGAGTTTCGAATTATCGATTTCCAGCATGATAACGCTACGATCTCCGCCAGCCACCGATGCCCCGGAGATGGCGCTGATGTTGGCAGTTTTTTTGCCCAGTGCCTTGTACCATCCCTTCACATCCGGGTACCATTTTTTATCGGAGCCGAGCACATACAGCGTTTTTTCGTAAGCCCCTTTCCCGTTCATAAGCGAAACGGCGATATACGCTTTTTCGCCCATGTAGTTGGTCATCTGGATCATGCACTTGTATTGGGAAGTGCCGGCTTGTTGAGCAAACAACGCCGATGATCCGGCAAGCGTCAGGGCCAGGGCCAACACGCCAATTTTATGCAAACGAGACATACTATTTCAGAAAATTAACGGATATATTGTTTTTAGACAGCGATTCATTTTCACTGGCCAGATCAAAAGCGGTTTCTTTAAAATTGGTGGAAATGTCCTTCTTGGCACCAATCGACAACAGGTATTTCAGCAGCGTATCATCCTTCGATATCATGGCCGCTTTGTGCAAAGCCGTAATACCGTCCTTGTTGCGGGCGTTCACGTCGATCTGGAGCGGTTCCAGCCGTTTCAACAGCGACAGGTCGTTTTTGGCAACGGCCAGATGATAGAGCGTGTTGCCGTTCTTTTGTGGGGCTTTCATATCAATTCCTTTGCCCTGAAGCAGAGCCAGTTTCGCGGTAAAGTCGTCGGTTTTAGGGCCACTTTCAGGCCGTTGTCCACCTTCCGGACGAGGGCCGCCTTCCTGCTGAGGTCCGTTGCCTGATTTGACAGATTGGATCAGGTAAGCGGCCAGGTTGTCGCCGTCTTTATCTGTCACAGTAACGTCGGCTCCTTTGGCTATCAGAAAGTTCACTACGTCGGCCGAATTACCCCGGATGGCCATGGCCAGCGCTGTCGTGCCTTTCTGGTTGGCCTGATTGATATTTTTTACCTTCGGCATCAGCATTTCCAGCACCGCGACATCCCGGTTGGCTGCGGCTGCATTCATGAACACCGTATTGCCTTCTTCGTCGGCCTGATTGACATCAACACCTTTATCCAGAAAATGCTGGATAAGTTCAGCCTGTTTGGGTCTGCGGACGATGGCGTGCAGCACATTTTCACCAGCCTTGTTCGTTGCGGTGGGTTTGATATTGAGGCTTTCCAGATACTGGAACACCTCTATTGGGGCAGCACCCCGGCGGCCTCCCTGACTGGCCATGATCAGCGCATTGTCGTTGGCTGGAACTCCTCGTTGTTGCACTGCTTTCAGAATGTCGATATTACCCCCTCTGGCTGCATAACTGAATGCATTGTTACCGGCGGCATCCGTACTTTTCAGACTTAACCCTTTCGAGACAAAATAATCGGTCAGTTTGAGATCCTTATCGTTGGCAATGGCCACTAGCAGGGCATTTGCGCCGTCGTGATTCAGGTCTTTTTTCAGATCGGCACCGTGCGCCAGGCAGTGGTCATAAACGTTTGTGTTTGCCTGTCCGCCAGCTGCCGCAAAATTTAACGGCGTCATGCCGTGGCTGTCTTCAACACTGGCTTTCGCGCCTTTGGCAAACAGGGCTTTCATAATTTCCACATTGCCCCGGTTGGCCGCCCAGTGCAGATACGTGCGGCTATCGTGGGTCACCTTGTTCACATCATTGCCCGGCTGCGACAGCAGGTAGCTGATCGTTTCATTAGGTGCCTGCGCATTAATGGCCATAACGACGGGATCAAAACTCATCGGATTGAGCTGTGATGGGTTGTTCCCTTTCTCGACCTCTGCCTTAACCTGGCCTACATCTGGCTTGCTTTGCCAGAAAGACTGTTCCAGCAATACGTTTTTCTGGGCCTGGGCAGAGATCGAAATACCGACCAGGAGGGCAATGAGTAATGGTTTCATTCGGAGAATACTGAAGTTGAAAGGCTGAAACAAGGCGTTCAATCACGAAGGAGATTTAAACGGGCCGCAAGTTAATAAGATTCAGTCTAAATAATAATTGTGCATAGCCATTAAATTTGACAGCGCTTTATGTAAAAAGGGATAGACCGCAGATCCATATGATTCTTATGATTTCAACAATACGAATCATCGTTAATCATAGAAATCATACGGATCTGCGGTCTATCCCTTTTTATTAAAACCGATAGGATAAGGTCGTGACAAACTGCCGGGGTGGAATTGGCATGATGCTATACCGGTCGTGAATCAGGTAATTCAACGTGTTGGTGATATTCGATAATTTGGCCAAGATCGAAATCTTCCGGTACGTGTAGCCAGCCGACAAGTCGAAGGTTGTGAAGCCCGTCAACGGAATCAGGCGGCTAAAGGCTGGCGTTTGCGCATAGGTATTGTTGTTTCCACCGTAGCGGGCACCTGTGTAAAAGGCCGATGCCCCAAGTTTCAACCCGCGCAGTTGAGGCAGATCAAACGTATAGAAAATAGTCGCATTGGCCGTGTGAGCCGGATTGTTGGTCAATCGTTCGCCTTCAATGGGCGATCCTTTGACCAGCGATGTTTTCGTGTACCGCATGTAATTGTAGCCATAGCCGGTGATGAAGAAGAAATTCCTGGACAGATTTCCTGTCAAATCGACTTCCAGACCGTCACTGGTCGTCTGCCCCGTGAACTCCTTCACGTTGGCATCGGCGTTGGCTGTGCCATCGGCCTTAAGCGGTGCCATCTGGGCAAAATTGCTGTTCACAATGTGATATACACCAACGTTGGCCATAATTCGACCGTTAAACAATTCGTTTTTTACGCCCACTTCAAACTGATCGACAATGGATGGCTTTAAAATTTGCCCGTAAATATCGACACCTGTGTTGATGGTGAAGTTGTTCGAGTAACTACCGAAAAACGACGTGTTTTTCGTTGGTTGATACATCAACGCCACTTTAGGCGATAAAGCCGCGTCTGTTTTGGTCTCGGCCGCGCCCCGTGTTTCGACCTGGGTCCGCAAATTCAGAATGGTTGTCTGCACTGTTTTCTGCTGCGACCACCGGACACCCGCCAGAATTTTAATTTTATTCGAAAGGCTGATCAAATCCTGTGCGTAGAAACCCAGCCGTTTGGAAGGCGACATAGTCCGGGTGATTGCGTTGGCATCGGGAATGTCGGTACGGGCTTCGTAGAGGCTTGGGTTCAAGATGTTGATGATATCGTAGTTCGTTTTACCGGCTCCGTAATTGACTGTGAACGCTGTACTCTTGCTTACGATACCAACCAAATCACTGCCTACCAGAAGCTGATGCCCGATAGCGCCGGTGGTGAAGCGCCCATTAAGATTTACCTGTCCTGTGTAATCGGCCTCGCTGGTCATGGTCCGGCTAAGCGTCCGGGTCCAGTCGCCTGTGGCCGACACGGTATTATTGGGAACTCCGGAACCATAGGCACTTACGTCGGTTCCCTGCACTGAGGCAATGGC contains:
- a CDS encoding alpha/beta fold hydrolase, which translates into the protein MSQITVKDGTQIYYKDWGTGQPIVFHHGWPLSGDDWDGQMMFFVQKGFRVIAHDRRGHGRSSQTSEGHDMDTYVADVAELTAFLDLKNAIHIGHSTGGGEVIHYVAKHGQGRVAKGVLISAVTPLMVQTETNPDGVPMSVFDEIREGTATHRPQYFQDFTIPFYGYNREGAAVSQGIRDNWWRQAMMGSIKAHHDGIKAFSETDFTEDLKAVDIPVLVLHGEDDQIVPFPISGAKAVKLLKNGKLISYPGFPHGMPTTEAATINADLLAFINS
- a CDS encoding FAD:protein FMN transferase, yielding MKQVLFLILLLSGFSATSQVLRKRAIKLMGSRFDITIVATDSLSAEHSIDLVIAEVARIENLISDWKADSQISQVNKNAGIAPVRVDPEVVALTERALHLSRITNGAFDISFAAMDRIWKFDGSMTEMPSPEMVKKSVEKVGYQHIVLDRAKSTIFLTRKGMKIGFGALGEGYATDRCRDMMLARGIKAGIVNGSGDMSTWGKQPDGSNWAIGITNPLQNDTVFAVLPIRQSAVVTSGSYEKFVVFNGKRYAHIINPGTGYPATGVSSVTVFGPSAETANGFSTSLMVLGKEAGLKLIRKYPNYSYILITDEGQIFSSRSLGLNKDHL
- a CDS encoding PepSY domain-containing protein: MTISVWRYSHLALAVSSFLLLTLASITGIILAFEPVLQQIKPYRADAVAQVTLAQALPVLKKSYSEISELSVDANQFVQIKASDADGKNLTAYVDPQTGRILGIPSPQSEFFQWVTALHRSLFLHEAGRFFIGLTAFLLLLITVSGTMLIIQRQRGVKRFFTRIVRDNFAQYYHVVLGRLSLIPIFVIALSGTYLSLARFGLVGQENVAPKIDLDAIRSKPQRTLADFAVFQNTRLAAVQSIEFPFSEDPEEYYILKLKDRELTVNQLTGDILSETKYPTAVLLTNLSLDLHTGRASVLWALILAVASGNILFFIYSGFAITWKRRANRVKNKYKASESRFIILVGSENGSTFRFAQIIHQQLLKQGEKSFLTECNNYTVFPQAEHLIVLTATYGLGEAPTNATRFVKLLETYPQTQAVRYSVLGFGSHAYPDFCQFAFETNQVLAQQSWAIPLIDIHTVNDRSPADFGLWAEAWAQQANRPMPVSSELLVVPETRLDKLTVINNTRTAQPDGTFLIRMRARHRRVKSGDLLAIYPANDHRERLYSIGVMEKEIQLSVRLHPGGIGSGFLHELTPGETIRARIVNNDHFHFPDKAPVVVMIANGTGIAPFLGMISQNKQQVPCHLYCGFRQSASLEVYRDFLDESQSAQKLTKLHIAYSREGEKHYVSDLLARHADFIANTLLMKGVLMICGSLAMQKDVIELLETICQSKLNKPVSVYQSHGQILMDCY
- a CDS encoding DUF2271 domain-containing protein produces the protein MSRLHKIGVLALALTLAGSSALFAQQAGTSQYKCMIQMTNYMGEKAYIAVSLMNGKGAYEKTLYVLGSDKKWYPDVKGWYKALGKKTANISAISGASVAGGDRSVIMLEIDNSKLNKDYKIRFESAVEDKEDHTKDIEIPLTTEALSAKNEGTGFIRYVRFSPNQL
- a CDS encoding ankyrin repeat domain-containing protein; this encodes MKPLLIALLVGISISAQAQKNVLLEQSFWQSKPDVGQVKAEVEKGNNPSQLNPMSFDPVVMAINAQAPNETISYLLSQPGNDVNKVTHDSRTYLHWAANRGNVEIMKALFAKGAKASVEDSHGMTPLNFAAAGGQANTNVYDHCLAHGADLKKDLNHDGANALLVAIANDKDLKLTDYFVSKGLSLKSTDAAGNNAFSYAARGGNIDILKAVQQRGVPANDNALIMASQGGRRGAAPIEVFQYLESLNIKPTATNKAGENVLHAIVRRPKQAELIQHFLDKGVDVNQADEEGNTVFMNAAAANRDVAVLEMLMPKVKNINQANQKGTTALAMAIRGNSADVVNFLIAKGADVTVTDKDGDNLAAYLIQSVKSGNGPQQEGGPRPEGGQRPESGPKTDDFTAKLALLQGKGIDMKAPQKNGNTLYHLAVAKNDLSLLKRLEPLQIDVNARNKDGITALHKAAMISKDDTLLKYLLSIGAKKDISTNFKETAFDLASENESLSKNNISVNFLK
- a CDS encoding TonB-dependent receptor, giving the protein MKDIYFISIWWLSLFMLLTSGKTLAQTQGVISGTVKTSDGNSASFVNVNLKEVRKGTVTAEDGTYLLKGINPGTYTLQVTFVGLQTQEKTITVQAGQTTQTDFALAESTAQINEVEVIGNNKAVTLGKASIAPLDLPQMTGVVSSVIITNQQASRLGDVLKNVSGVSLTQQRGGVAETFSARGYSIGIAGAGGSIFKNGVVSNTMGFPEASTLESVEVLKGSSALLYGNVSGGLIINMVTKKPKFERGGEVSMRVGSYGLIKPIVDLYGPLAKNLAFRVVGTYEKANSYRDVVKTNRVYVNPSLLYKLGQKTTILLQGDYLKSNFTPDNGIGSLNLNQDAIIPDVPRSRFINTPWAYNNVKQTSLSTNIDHAFNNNWKLTAIASVQGTDVSAYGSGVPNNTVSATGDWTRTLSRTMTSEADYTGQVNLNGRFTTGAIGHQLLVGSDLVGIVSKSTAFTVNYGAGKTNYDIINILNPSLYEARTDIPDANAITRTMSPSKRLGFYAQDLISLSNKIKILAGVRWSQQKTVQTTILNLRTQVETRGAAETKTDAALSPKVALMYQPTKNTSFFGSYSNNFTINTGVDIYGQILKPSIVDQFEVGVKNELFNGRIMANVGVYHIVNSNFAQMAPLKADGTANADANVKEFTGQTTSDGLEVDLTGNLSRNFFFITGYGYNYMRYTKTSLVKGSPIEGERLTNNPAHTANATIFYTFDLPQLRGLKLGASAFYTGARYGGNNNTYAQTPAFSRLIPLTGFTTFDLSAGYTYRKISILAKLSNITNTLNYLIHDRYSIMPIPPRQFVTTLSYRF